One Verrucomicrobiia bacterium genomic window, CGACAGTCCCAGCATCAGCATGACGATCGTCACGCGTTTGTGGACTGAGAACTCCGGTAGACTCATAGCACCTTATGTTTCTGCTTCTTGCGTCTCCAAAATGCGAATCTTCGTGCCGTCTTCAAGCCTTTCCAGGCCGGAAACGGCCACCAATTCTCCTTCGGAAATGCCTGCATCGATTTGGGAATAGTCGGGGCGTGTATACCCCACGGTCACGGCGCGCTTCTCCGCGGCCTCTGAATCCGAGTGTAGCACGAAAACGTACTGTTCGCCTTCGCTGCCCTGGAGAGAATCCGTGGGGACGACCAGGGTATTCTTCTTGCTGTAGAGGAGGATGCGGATGCGGGCGAACATGCCGGGCAGCAGGAGCCGCTCCGGATTCTCGATGCGTACGCGCGCGGTGGCCGTGCGGCTCGTGCCGGCGACGACCGGCGCCACGTTTTCGATGACGCCTTCGAAGGTCTTGTCAGGATACGCGTCCACGAAGACGCGCGCTTTCTGCCCGAGGGCGATCTTGTTCACGTCGCGCTCCACGATGCCGAATTCCGCGTAAACGTATTCGGTCATGATGTGCGTGCCGAGCAGCGTATTCGGCGTCACCGTTTCCCCTTCTTCGATCTTCAGCTCGCCGATCATGCCGGCCGTCGGCGCGTAGAGGTTGGATTTTTCCAGCATGGCCTCGTTGGCCTTGGCTTCCAGGCGCGCGGCCTCGGACTCATACTTGGCGCTGTCCAGCTCGAGCTTGACTTTGTCGAGCGTCTGCTTAGGAATCGCGCCCATCGCAAAAAGTTTTTCATGCTCTTTGACTTTGTCCTGTGCGATCGCGACCTGCGTTTCGAATTTGTTGAGCTC contains:
- a CDS encoding efflux RND transporter periplasmic adaptor subunit, producing the protein MSSDDKPEAIPPKPPRKNPIKNMAGMFVKLLKLPLVLLGLPLKILNGLKSKVKLPEKKAAPVEGSSLSSIMVEEPEKPKGGKLKKFIILAVLLAVAAGGAFAAKKFIFKKKEVKPQSLEETMSKEQAPAEEKKIPVKAFKVSRFNYEDSLNVLGTIKGAMEFKLSFEVPGVVSSINYREGERYEEGALLISLKQDDILLRLKRAQAELNKFETQVAIAQDKVKEHEKLFAMGAIPKQTLDKVKLELDSAKYESEAARLEAKANEAMLEKSNLYAPTAGMIGELKIEEGETVTPNTLLGTHIMTEYVYAEFGIVERDVNKIALGQKARVFVDAYPDKTFEGVIENVAPVVAGTSRTATARVRIENPERLLLPGMFARIRILLYSKKNTLVVPTDSLQGSEGEQYVFVLHSDSEAAEKRAVTVGYTRPDYSQIDAGISEGELVAVSGLERLEDGTKIRILETQEAET